The DNA region TTAACAGCTTTAGTGATTGCCGCAATCTTTGGATTCTCGAGCTGTGCGACGTTCAATGCGGCTAAAGAACCAGCCAAGAAATGTCTTGAAGCATGGAAAGCCGGCGACTACGAGACGGCATACTCTTACTTTGCCGATGAAGCCAAGGCCAACTACTCGCTTGAAGAGTTCACGGAATATGCAGAGGCCAACCCTGTCAAGAAATACAGCCTGAACAATGTGAGCATCTCCGCCGAAGGCAAGGGAACAATCAAAGGTTCTGTTACCTTAAAATCAGGTGAGAAACTCGGATGCAAATTCGAGGTGGTGGAGATTTCAGAAGGCGTATGGAAGATATGGATACTCCATGCTTTCAGTCGCGATATCCTCATGGAAGAATAGTACCCCAACCGATTGCTCCGCACTCGGTCGGGGACCCCATAAAATCAAGTAAAACGGATTTTATCCCTTTTGCTTGAATACAAGCTGGCTGATTTTGTGGAGGCCACCTTTGAGATAACTGAGATAACAATAAAGCGAACCCTCCGGGTTCGCTTTTTTTAAATTGTCAACTCTCCTTTGAAAATGGTTACGGATTTACCCATAAGATATACCCTGTCGCCAGTCAGGCGAACCTTAACGACTCCGCCTCTTTCAGATGCTTGATATGCCACCATCTCTTTCTTACCGATTTTTTGAGACCAATACGGAGCAAGACAGCAGTGAGCTGATCCTGTCACGGGGTCCTCGTCTATCCCGGCTCCTGGTGCAAAGAAACGGGAGACGAAATCGTATTCAGGCAAATCGGACTTTGCGGTCACTATGACTCCTCTTACGTTGAATTCTCTCAACATCCTGAAATCAGGTGACAGAGCCCTTACTTCATTTGCTGAAGAGACCTCCACGAAAAAATCAAATTTATTCTTGCCCACATAAATTGCCTTTACCCCAAGCGCTTCCAGTAGCCCAGGAGGTGCTTCAACTTGTTCCTGAGGCCTTTGCGGGAAATCAAGCTCAATCCACCCGTCCAGCATTTTTGCTTTCAGTATTCCGCTCAAAGAATGGAAACGTAGTTCCGAGTTCTCTGATTCGTACTTTTCACTCCACAGAATGTGGGCCGAGGCAAGCGTTGCGTGGCCGCACATCTCGACTTCAACCTTGGGGGTGAACCAGCGCAAGTTGTAACTATCTTTGAGTTTGTAAAGGAATGCGGTCTCGGAAAGATTCATCTCCTTGGCCATATTCTGCATCCACTGCGTCTCCCCCGGC from bacterium includes:
- a CDS encoding PhzF family phenazine biosynthesis protein yields the protein MSIPIYQVDSFTGKPFKGNPAGVCVLEEPGETQWMQNMAKEMNLSETAFLYKLKDSYNLRWFTPKVEVEMCGHATLASAHILWSEKYESENSELRFHSLSGILKAKMLDGWIELDFPQRPQEQVEAPPGLLEALGVKAIYVGKNKFDFFVEVSSANEVRALSPDFRMLREFNVRGVIVTAKSDLPEYDFVSRFFAPGAGIDEDPVTGSAHCCLAPYWSQKIGKKEMVAYQASERGGVVKVRLTGDRVYLMGKSVTIFKGELTI